Part of the Candidatus Lokiarchaeota archaeon genome is shown below.
CAATAGGTTGGGCATAAAGGATGGCCGTCTTTTCCTGATCCCAAGCTCCATGAGTGCCACAGATATTACGCGTATTCTTAGAGAAGGTTATGAAGTGGGGGATCTTCGAAACGGTTTCAGCGAGGTTATGAGTGCGAAGGACTTGGATTATCTCATAATCGACACCCATCCTGGGCTCGACAGAGAAACATTACTTTCCATGGCCACAGCTGACGTTCTCTATGTGGTTGCACGAATCGATGAACAGGACTTGCTTGGTACTGCCGCGACACTTTCTGTGGCTAGACGACTTAAGGTGCCTAATATCAAGATCGTGATCAATAAGAAGCCGCGAATCTACGAAAACGAAGCAATCATCAAAGAAGTGGAAAGCAAATTCAAGGCGAAAGTTGCGTCGATAATTCCGTTGGTTCCAATATTGATAGAGGCGGGGAGCAGATACGTTGTGGCTCTCAAACATCCAGACAACATTTTCACCAAACAAATGGGCGTTCTCTACAGGTATTTAGAGCAAGAAAAATAGAGATTCTGGGAGTCTGCGGGCGGTAATACAA
Proteins encoded:
- a CDS encoding AAA family ATPase, whose protein sequence is MGKIVSIHSFRGGTGKSNISANLAAVAALEGKRVAVMDTDVASPGIHIIFGLGRQKIKHTLNDYLRGTCDITDACIDMTNRLGIKDGRLFLIPSSMSATDITRILREGYEVGDLRNGFSEVMSAKDLDYLIIDTHPGLDRETLLSMATADVLYVVARIDEQDLLGTAATLSVARRLKVPNIKIVINKKPRIYENEAIIKEVESKFKAKVASIIPLVPILIEAGSRYVVALKHPDNIFTKQMGVLYRYLEQEK